The sequence TTTCCAGTGTAATTATTTTCAGCGCCGACTCGTCGCTTGGGAAGATACGCCGATTGCGGGTTATTGTCCGTAGGGACATGTTCAAGGATTCTATCGTATGGGTCGTGTAAATGATGCCCCTTATCTCCTC is a genomic window of Cloacibacillus sp. containing:
- a CDS encoding transposase; the encoded protein is EEIRGIIYTTHTIESLNMSLRTITRNRRIFPSDESALKIITLEILEASNKWTLHIKNWGQALGYFCLQHPDLRELHLIAA